In Macaca fascicularis isolate 582-1 chromosome X, T2T-MFA8v1.1, one DNA window encodes the following:
- the CACNA1F gene encoding voltage-dependent L-type calcium channel subunit alpha-1F isoform X13 yields MKALVPLLHIALLVLFVIIIYAIIGLELFLGRMHKTCYFLGSDLEAEEDPSPCASSGSGRACTLNQTECRGRWPGPNGGITNFDNFFFAMLTVFQCVTMEGWTDVLYWMQDAMGYELPWVYFVSLVIFGSFFVLNLVLGVLSGEFSKEREKAKARGDFQKQREKQQMEEDLRGYLDWITQAEELDMEDPSADGNLGPQLTELTNRRRGRLRWFSHSTRSTHSTSSHASLPASDTGSMTETQGDEDEEEGALASCTRCLNKIMKTRVCRRLRRANRVLRARCRRAVKSNACYWAVLLLVFLNTLTIASEHHGQPVWLTQIQEYANKVLLCLFTVEMLLKLYGLGPSAYVSSFFNRFDCFVVCGGILETTLVEVGTMQPLGISVLRCVRLLRIFKVTRHWASLSNLVASLLNSMKSIASLLLLLFLFIIIFSLLGMQLFGGKFNFDQTHTKRSTFDTFPQALLTVFQILTGEDWNVVMYDGIMAYGGPFFPGMLVCIYFIILFICGNYILLNVFLAIAVDNLASGDAGTAKDKGGEKSSEKDLPPENEGLVPGVEKEEEEGTRREGAEIGLFQDHPENNRLDMEEEEEEEEEEEEEGAGGVELLQEVVPKEKVVPIPEGSAFFCLSQTNPLRKGCHTLIHHHVFTNLILVFIILSSVSLAAEDPIRAHSFRNHMTVFGAFLHRGSFCRSWFNMLDLLVVSVSLISFGIHSSAISVVKILRVLRVLRPLRAINRAKGLKGKFYTCTDEAKHTPQECKGSFLVYPDGDVSRPLVRERLWVNSDFNFDNVLSAMMALFTVSTFEGWPALLYKAIDAYAEDHGPIYNYRVEISVFFIVYIIIIAFFMMNIFVGFVIITFRAQGEQEYQNCELDKNQRQCVEYALKAQPLRRYIPKNPHQYRVWATVNSAAFEYLMFLLILLNTVALAMQHYEQTAPFNYAMDILNMVFTGLFTIEMVLKIIAFKPKHYFTDAWNTFDALIVVGSVVDIAVTEVNSSEDSSRISITFFRLFRVMRLVKLLSKGEGIRTLLWTFIKSFQALPYVALLIAMIFFIYAVIGMQMFGKVALQDGTQINRNNNFQTFPQAVLLLFRCATGEAWQEIMLASLPGNRCDPESDFGPGEEFTCGSNFAIAYFISFFMLCAFLIINLFVAVIMDNFDYLTRDWSILGPHHLDEFKRIWGHIKHLDVVALLRRIQPPLGFGKLCPHRVACKRLVAMNMPLNSDGTVTFNATLFALVRTSLKIKTEGNLEQANQELRIVIKKIWKRMKQKLLDEVIPPPDEEEVTVGKFYATFLIQDYFRKFRRRKEKGLLGNEAAPSTSSALQAGLRSLQDLGPEMRQALTCEEEEEEGQEGVEEEDEKDLETNKATMVSQPPSRRGSRISVSLPVGDRLPDSLSLGPSDDDRGTPTSSQPSVPQAGSNTHRRGSGALIFTIPEEGNSQPKGTRGQDKQDEDEEVPDRLSYLDEQAGTPPYPVLLPPHRAQRYMDGHLAPRRRLLPPTPAGRKPSFTIQCLQRQGSCEDLPIPGTYHRGRNSGPNRAQGSWATPPQRGRLLYAPLLLVEEGAAGEGYLGRSSGPLRTFTCLHVPGTHSDPSHGKRGSADSLVEAVLISEGLGLFARDPRFVALAKQEIADACRLTLDEMDSAASDLLAQGTSSLYSDEESILSRFDEEDLGDEMACVHAL; encoded by the exons ACCTGGAAGCGGAGGAGGACCCATCGCCCTGTGCCTCTTCGGGATCGGGGCGTGCATGCACGCTGAACCAGACTGAGTGCCGCGGGCGCTGGCCAGGACCCAATGGAGGCATCACCAACTTTGACAACTTCTTCTTCGCCATGCTGACAGTCTTCCAGTGCGTCACCATGGAAGGCTGGACCGATGTGCTGTACTGG ATGCAAGATGCCATGGGGTATGAACTGCCCTGGGTGTACTTTGTGAGCCTTGTCATCTTTGGGTCCTTCTTCGTCCTCAACCTTGTGCTTGGCGTCCTGAGTGG GGAGTTCtccaaggagagagagaaagcaaaagctCGTGGGGACTTCCAGAAGCAGCGGGAGAAGCAGCAGATGGAGGAGGACCTGCGGGGCTACCTGGACTGGATCACTCAAGCCGAAGAGCTGGACATGGAGGACCCCTCCGCCGATGGCAACCTTG GGCCACAGCTGACCGAGCTGACCAATAGAAGGCGTGGACGTCTGCGCTGGTTCAGTCATTCCACTCGCTCCACACACTCCACCAGCAGCCATG CCAGCCTCCCAGCCAGTGACACCGGTTCAATGACAGAGACCCAAGGCgatgaggatgaggaggaaggggCTCTGGCCAGCTGTACACGCTGCCT AAACAAGATCATGAAAACCAGGGTCTG ccGCCGCCTCCGCCGAGCCAACCGGGTCCTTCGGGCACGCTGCCGTCGGGCTGTGAAGTCCAATGCCTGCTACTGGGCTGTACTGTTGCTCGTCTTCCTCAACACGCTGACCATCGCCTCTGAGCACCACGGGCAGCCTGTGTGGCTCACCCAGATCCAGG AGTACGCCAACAAAGTGTTGCTCTGTCTGTTCACGGTGGAGATGCTTCTCAAGCTGTATGGTCTGGGCCCCTCTGCCTATGTCTCTTCCTTCTTCAACCGCTTTGACTGCTTCGTGGTCTGTGGGGGCATCCTGGAGACCACCTTGGTGGAGGTGGGCACCATGCAGCCCTTGGGCATCTCAGTGCTCCGATGTGTGCGCCTCCTCAGGATCTTTAAGGTCACCAG ACACTGGGCATCTCTGAGCAATCTGGTGGCATCCCTGCTCAATTCAATGAAATCCATCGCATCCTTGctgcttcttctcttcctcttcatcaTTATCTTCTCCCTGCTTGGCATGCAGCTGTTTGGGGGCAAGTTCAACTTTGACCAGACCCACACCAAGCGAAGCACCTTTGACACGTTCCCCCAGGCCCTCCTCACTGTCTTTCAG ATCCTGACAGGTGAGGACTGGAATGTGGTCATGTATGATGGTATCATGGCATACGGTGGTCCCTTCTTCCCAGGAATGCTGGTGTGCATCTATTTCATCATTCTCTTCATCTGTGGCAACT ACATCCTGTTGAACGTGTTTCTTGCCATTGCTGTGGACAACCTGGCTAGTGGAGATGCAGGCACTGCCAAGGACAAGGGCGG GGAGAAGAGCAGTGAGAAGGACCTCCCACCGGAGAATGAAGGCCTG GTGCCTggtgtggagaaagaggaagaggagggtacaaggagggaaggagcag AGATCGGCCTTTTCCAAGATCATCCTGAAAATAACAGACTTG acatggaggaggaggaggaagaagaagaggaagaagaggaagaaggtgcAGGCGGTGTGGAACTCCTGCAGGAAGTTGTACCCAAGGAGAAGGTGGTACCCATCCCTGAGGGCAGCgccttcttctgcctcagccaaaCCAACCC GCTGAGGAAGGGCTGCCACACCCTCATCCACCATCATGTCTTCACCAATCTTATCCTGGTGTTCATCATCCTCAGCAGTGTGTCCCTGGCCGCTGAGGACCCCATCCGAGCCCACTCCTTCCGCAACCAC ATGACAGTGTTTGGGGCCTTCCTGCACCGCGGCTCCTTCTGCCGTAGCTGGTTTAATATGTTGGATCTGCTAGTGGTCAGTGTGTCCCTCATCTCCTTTGGCATCCA CTCCAGTGCCATCTCAGTGGTGAAGATTCTGCGAGTACTGCGAGTACTGCGGCCCCTCCGAGCCATCAACAGGGCCAAGGGACTCAAG GGGAAATTCTACACCTGCACGGACGAGGCCAAACACACCCCTCAAGAATGCAA GGGCTCCTTCCTGGTGTACCCAGATGGAGATGTGTCACGGCCCCTGGTCCGGGAGCGGCTCTGGGTCAACAGTGATTTCAACTTTGACAATGTCCTTTCAGCCATGATGGCCCTGTTCACTGTCTCCACCTTTGAAGGCTGGCCTGC ACTGCTATACAAGGCCATCGATGCTTATGCAGAGGACCACGGCCCCATCTATAATTACCGTGTGGAAATCTCAGTGTTCTTCATTGTCTACATCATCATCATTGCGTTCTTCATGATGAACATCTTCGTGGGCTTCGTCATCATCACCTTCCGTGCCCAGGGCGAGCAGGAGTATCAAAACTGTGAGCTGGACAAGAACCAG CGTCAGTGTGTGGAATATGCCCTCAAGGCCCAGCCACTCCGTCGTTACATCCCCAAGAACCCGCATCAGTATCGTGTGTGGGCCACTGTGAACTCTGCTGCCTTCGAGTACCTGATGTTCCTGCTCATCCTGCTCAACACAGTTGCCCTAGCCATGCAG CACTATGAGCAGACTGCTCCCTTCAACTACGCCATGGACATCCTCAACATGGTCTTCACTGGTCTCTTCACTATTGAGATGGTGCTCAAAATCATCGCCTTCAAGCCCAAG CATTACTTTACTGACGCCTGGAACACGTTTGATGCTCTTATCGTGGTGGGCAGCGTAGTAGATATTGCCGTCACTGAAGTCAAT AGCTCTGAGGACAGCTCCCGCATTTCCATCACCTTCTTTCGCCTCTTCCGAGTCATGCGGCTGGTCAAGCTTCTCAGTAAGGGTGAAGGGATCCGCACATTGCTCTGGACATTCATCAAGTCCTTCCAG GCCTTGCCCTATGTGGCTCTTCTCATCGCAATGATATTCTTCATCTATGCCGTCATTGGCATGCAG ATGTTCGGCAAGGTGGCTCTTCAGGATGGCACACAGATAAACCGAAACAACAACTTCCAGACTTTTCCACAGGCTGTGCTGCTTCTGTTCAG GTGTGCCACTGGTGAGGCATGGCAGGAGATAATGCTTGCCAGCCTTCCCGGAAATCGGTGTGATCCTGAGTCTGACTTCGGCCCTGGTGAAGAGTTTACCTGTGGTAGCAATTTTGCCATCGCCTATTTCATCAGCTTCTTCATGCTCTGTGCCTTCCTG ATCATAAATCTCTTTGTGGCTGTGATCATGGACAACTTTGATTATCTCACCAGAGATTGGTCCATCCTGGGCCCCCATCACCTTGATGAATTCAAGAGGATCTG ggGCCACATCAAACACTTGGATGTGGTTGCCCTGCTGAGACGTATCCAGCCCCCTCTGGGATTCGGGAAGCTGTGCCCACACCGAGTAGCCTGCAAG AGACTTGTGGCAATGAACATGCCCCTCAACTCAGATGGGACGGTGACATTCAACGCCACACTCTTTGCCCTGGTCCGGACATCCCTGAAGATCAAGACAGAAG GGAACCTGGAGCAAGCCAACCAGGAGCTGCGGATTGTCATCAAAAAGATCTGGAAGCGGATGAAGCAGAAGCTGCTAGATGAGGTCATCCCCCCACCAGACG AGGAGGAGGTCACCGTGGGCAAATTCTACGCCACATTTCTGATCCAGGACTATTTCCGCAAAttcaggaggaggaaagaaaaagggctACTAGGCAACGAGGCCGCCCCTAGCACCTCCTCCGCCCTTCAG GCTGGTCTGCGGAGCCTGCAGGACTTGGGTCCTGAGATGCGGCAGGCCCTCAcctgtgaggaggaggaagaagaggggcaggagggagtggaggaggaagatgagaagGACTTGGAAACTAACAAA GCCACGATGGTCTCCCAGCCCCCATCTCGCCGGGGCTCCAGGATTTCTGTGTCTCTGCCTGTCGGGGACAGACTTCCAGATTCACTCTCCCTTGGGCCCAGTGATGATGATAGGGGGACTCCCACCTCCAGTCAGCCCAGTGTGCCCCAGGCTGGATCCAACACCCACAG GAGAGGCTCTGGGGCTCTCATTTTCACCATCCCAGAAGAAGGAAATTCTCAGCCCAAGGGAACCAGAGGTCAAGACAAGcaggatgaggatgaggaagtCCCTGATCG GCTCTCCTACCTAGATGAGCAGGCAGGGACTCCCCCGTACCCAGTCCTTTTGCCACCTCACAGAGCTCAGAGATACATGGATGGGCACCTTGCACCACGCCGCCGTCTGTTGCCCCCCACACCTGCAG gtCGGAAGCCCTCCTTCACCATCCAGTGTCTGCAGCGCCAGGGCAGTTGTGAGGATTTACCCATCCCAGGCACCTATCATCGTGGGCGAAATTCAGGGCCCAATAGGGCTCAG GGTTCCTGGGCAACACCACCTCAGCGGGGTCGGCTCCTGTATGCTCCGCTGTTGTTGGTGGAAGAGGGTGCAGCGGGGGAGGGGTACCTCGGCAGATCCAGTGGCCCACTGCGCACCTTCACCTGTCTGCACGTGCCTGGAACCCACTCGGACCCCAGCCATGGGAAGAGGGGCAGTGCCGACAGCTTGGTGGAGGCT GTGCTCATATCGGAGGGTCTGGGCCTCTTTGCTCGAGACCCACGTTTCGTGGCCCTGGCCAAGCAGGAGATTGCAGATGCATGTCGCCTGACACTGGATGAGATGGACAGTGCTGCCAGTGACCTGCTGGCACAGGGAACCAGCTCGCTCTATAGCGACGAGGAGTCCATCCTTTCCCGCTTCGACGAGGAGGACTTGGGAGACGAGATGGCCTGCGTCCATGCCCTCTGA
- the CACNA1F gene encoding voltage-dependent L-type calcium channel subunit alpha-1F isoform X15, translated as MKALVPLLHIALLVLFVIIIYAIIGLELFLGRMHKTCYFLGSGPQLTELTNRRRGRLRWFSHSTRSTHSTSSHASLPASDTGSMTETQGDEDEEEGALASCTRCLNKIMKTRVCRRLRRANRVLRARCRRAVKSNACYWAVLLLVFLNTLTIASEHHGQPVWLTQIQEYANKVLLCLFTVEMLLKLYGLGPSAYVSSFFNRFDCFVVCGGILETTLVEVGTMQPLGISVLRCVRLLRIFKVTRHWASLSNLVASLLNSMKSIASLLLLLFLFIIIFSLLGMQLFGGKFNFDQTHTKRSTFDTFPQALLTVFQILTGEDWNVVMYDGIMAYGGPFFPGMLVCIYFIILFICGNYILLNVFLAIAVDNLASGDAGTAKDKGGEKSSEKDLPPENEGLVPGVEKEEEEGTRREGAEIGLFQDHPENNRLDMEEEEEEEEEEEEEGAGGVELLQEVVPKEKVVPIPEGSAFFCLSQTNPLRKGCHTLIHHHVFTNLILVFIILSSVSLAAEDPIRAHSFRNHILGYFDYAFTSIFTVEILLKMTVFGAFLHRGSFCRSWFNMLDLLVVSVSLISFGIHSSAISVVKILRVLRVLRPLRAINRAKGLKHVVQCVFVAIRTIGNIMIVTTLLQFMFACIGVQLFKGKFYTCTDEAKHTPQECKGSFLVYPDGDVSRPLVRERLWVNSDFNFDNVLSAMMALFTVSTFEGWPALLYKAIDAYAEDHGPIYNYRVEISVFFIVYIIIIAFFMMNIFVGFVIITFRAQGEQEYQNCELDKNQRQCVEYALKAQPLRRYIPKNPHQYRVWATVNSAAFEYLMFLLILLNTVALAMQHYEQTAPFNYAMDILNMVFTGLFTIEMVLKIIAFKPKHYFTDAWNTFDALIVVGSVVDIAVTEVNSSEDSSRISITFFRLFRVMRLVKLLSKGEGIRTLLWTFIKSFQALPYVALLIAMIFFIYAVIGMQMFGKVALQDGTQINRNNNFQTFPQAVLLLFRCATGEAWQEIMLASLPGNRCDPESDFGPGEEFTCGSNFAIAYFISFFMLCAFLIINLFVAVIMDNFDYLTRDWSILGPHHLDEFKRIWSEYDPGAKGHIKHLDVVALLRRIQPPLGFGKLCPHRVACKRLVAMNMPLNSDGTVTFNATLFALVRTSLKIKTEGNLEQANQELRIVIKKIWKRMKQKLLDEVIPPPDEEEVTVGKFYATFLIQDYFRKFRRRKEKGLLGNEAAPSTSSALQAGLRSLQDLGPEMRQALTCEEEEEEGQEGVEEEDEKDLETNKATMVSQPPSRRGSRISVSLPVGDRLPDSLSLGPSDDDRGTPTSSQPSVPQAGSNTHRRGSGALIFTIPEEGNSQPKGTRGQDKQDEDEEVPDRLSYLDEQAGTPPYPVLLPPHRAQRYMDGHLAPRRRLLPPTPAGRKPSFTIQCLQRQGSCEDLPIPGTYHRGRNSGPNRAQGSWATPPQRGRLLYAPLLLVEEGAAGEGYLGRSSGPLRTFTCLHVPGTHSDPSHGKRGSADSLVEAVLISEGLGLFARDPRFVALAKQEIADACRLTLDEMDSAASDLLAQGTSSLYSDEESILSRFDEEDLGDEMACVHAL; from the exons GGCCACAGCTGACCGAGCTGACCAATAGAAGGCGTGGACGTCTGCGCTGGTTCAGTCATTCCACTCGCTCCACACACTCCACCAGCAGCCATG CCAGCCTCCCAGCCAGTGACACCGGTTCAATGACAGAGACCCAAGGCgatgaggatgaggaggaaggggCTCTGGCCAGCTGTACACGCTGCCT AAACAAGATCATGAAAACCAGGGTCTG ccGCCGCCTCCGCCGAGCCAACCGGGTCCTTCGGGCACGCTGCCGTCGGGCTGTGAAGTCCAATGCCTGCTACTGGGCTGTACTGTTGCTCGTCTTCCTCAACACGCTGACCATCGCCTCTGAGCACCACGGGCAGCCTGTGTGGCTCACCCAGATCCAGG AGTACGCCAACAAAGTGTTGCTCTGTCTGTTCACGGTGGAGATGCTTCTCAAGCTGTATGGTCTGGGCCCCTCTGCCTATGTCTCTTCCTTCTTCAACCGCTTTGACTGCTTCGTGGTCTGTGGGGGCATCCTGGAGACCACCTTGGTGGAGGTGGGCACCATGCAGCCCTTGGGCATCTCAGTGCTCCGATGTGTGCGCCTCCTCAGGATCTTTAAGGTCACCAG ACACTGGGCATCTCTGAGCAATCTGGTGGCATCCCTGCTCAATTCAATGAAATCCATCGCATCCTTGctgcttcttctcttcctcttcatcaTTATCTTCTCCCTGCTTGGCATGCAGCTGTTTGGGGGCAAGTTCAACTTTGACCAGACCCACACCAAGCGAAGCACCTTTGACACGTTCCCCCAGGCCCTCCTCACTGTCTTTCAG ATCCTGACAGGTGAGGACTGGAATGTGGTCATGTATGATGGTATCATGGCATACGGTGGTCCCTTCTTCCCAGGAATGCTGGTGTGCATCTATTTCATCATTCTCTTCATCTGTGGCAACT ACATCCTGTTGAACGTGTTTCTTGCCATTGCTGTGGACAACCTGGCTAGTGGAGATGCAGGCACTGCCAAGGACAAGGGCGG GGAGAAGAGCAGTGAGAAGGACCTCCCACCGGAGAATGAAGGCCTG GTGCCTggtgtggagaaagaggaagaggagggtacaaggagggaaggagcag AGATCGGCCTTTTCCAAGATCATCCTGAAAATAACAGACTTG acatggaggaggaggaggaagaagaagaggaagaagaggaagaaggtgcAGGCGGTGTGGAACTCCTGCAGGAAGTTGTACCCAAGGAGAAGGTGGTACCCATCCCTGAGGGCAGCgccttcttctgcctcagccaaaCCAACCC GCTGAGGAAGGGCTGCCACACCCTCATCCACCATCATGTCTTCACCAATCTTATCCTGGTGTTCATCATCCTCAGCAGTGTGTCCCTGGCCGCTGAGGACCCCATCCGAGCCCACTCCTTCCGCAACCAC ATTCTGGGTTACTTCGATTATGCCTTCACCTCCATTTTCACTGTGGAGATTCTACTAAAG ATGACAGTGTTTGGGGCCTTCCTGCACCGCGGCTCCTTCTGCCGTAGCTGGTTTAATATGTTGGATCTGCTAGTGGTCAGTGTGTCCCTCATCTCCTTTGGCATCCA CTCCAGTGCCATCTCAGTGGTGAAGATTCTGCGAGTACTGCGAGTACTGCGGCCCCTCCGAGCCATCAACAGGGCCAAGGGACTCAAG CATGTGGTGCAGTGTGTATTTGTGGCCATCCGGACCATCGGGAACATCATGATTGTCACCACACTACTGCAATTTATGTTCGCCTGCATCGGGGTGCAGCTCTTCAAG GGGAAATTCTACACCTGCACGGACGAGGCCAAACACACCCCTCAAGAATGCAA GGGCTCCTTCCTGGTGTACCCAGATGGAGATGTGTCACGGCCCCTGGTCCGGGAGCGGCTCTGGGTCAACAGTGATTTCAACTTTGACAATGTCCTTTCAGCCATGATGGCCCTGTTCACTGTCTCCACCTTTGAAGGCTGGCCTGC ACTGCTATACAAGGCCATCGATGCTTATGCAGAGGACCACGGCCCCATCTATAATTACCGTGTGGAAATCTCAGTGTTCTTCATTGTCTACATCATCATCATTGCGTTCTTCATGATGAACATCTTCGTGGGCTTCGTCATCATCACCTTCCGTGCCCAGGGCGAGCAGGAGTATCAAAACTGTGAGCTGGACAAGAACCAG CGTCAGTGTGTGGAATATGCCCTCAAGGCCCAGCCACTCCGTCGTTACATCCCCAAGAACCCGCATCAGTATCGTGTGTGGGCCACTGTGAACTCTGCTGCCTTCGAGTACCTGATGTTCCTGCTCATCCTGCTCAACACAGTTGCCCTAGCCATGCAG CACTATGAGCAGACTGCTCCCTTCAACTACGCCATGGACATCCTCAACATGGTCTTCACTGGTCTCTTCACTATTGAGATGGTGCTCAAAATCATCGCCTTCAAGCCCAAG CATTACTTTACTGACGCCTGGAACACGTTTGATGCTCTTATCGTGGTGGGCAGCGTAGTAGATATTGCCGTCACTGAAGTCAAT AGCTCTGAGGACAGCTCCCGCATTTCCATCACCTTCTTTCGCCTCTTCCGAGTCATGCGGCTGGTCAAGCTTCTCAGTAAGGGTGAAGGGATCCGCACATTGCTCTGGACATTCATCAAGTCCTTCCAG GCCTTGCCCTATGTGGCTCTTCTCATCGCAATGATATTCTTCATCTATGCCGTCATTGGCATGCAG ATGTTCGGCAAGGTGGCTCTTCAGGATGGCACACAGATAAACCGAAACAACAACTTCCAGACTTTTCCACAGGCTGTGCTGCTTCTGTTCAG GTGTGCCACTGGTGAGGCATGGCAGGAGATAATGCTTGCCAGCCTTCCCGGAAATCGGTGTGATCCTGAGTCTGACTTCGGCCCTGGTGAAGAGTTTACCTGTGGTAGCAATTTTGCCATCGCCTATTTCATCAGCTTCTTCATGCTCTGTGCCTTCCTG ATCATAAATCTCTTTGTGGCTGTGATCATGGACAACTTTGATTATCTCACCAGAGATTGGTCCATCCTGGGCCCCCATCACCTTGATGAATTCAAGAGGATCTGGTCTGAATATGACCCTGGGGCCAA ggGCCACATCAAACACTTGGATGTGGTTGCCCTGCTGAGACGTATCCAGCCCCCTCTGGGATTCGGGAAGCTGTGCCCACACCGAGTAGCCTGCAAG AGACTTGTGGCAATGAACATGCCCCTCAACTCAGATGGGACGGTGACATTCAACGCCACACTCTTTGCCCTGGTCCGGACATCCCTGAAGATCAAGACAGAAG GGAACCTGGAGCAAGCCAACCAGGAGCTGCGGATTGTCATCAAAAAGATCTGGAAGCGGATGAAGCAGAAGCTGCTAGATGAGGTCATCCCCCCACCAGACG AGGAGGAGGTCACCGTGGGCAAATTCTACGCCACATTTCTGATCCAGGACTATTTCCGCAAAttcaggaggaggaaagaaaaagggctACTAGGCAACGAGGCCGCCCCTAGCACCTCCTCCGCCCTTCAG GCTGGTCTGCGGAGCCTGCAGGACTTGGGTCCTGAGATGCGGCAGGCCCTCAcctgtgaggaggaggaagaagaggggcaggagggagtggaggaggaagatgagaagGACTTGGAAACTAACAAA GCCACGATGGTCTCCCAGCCCCCATCTCGCCGGGGCTCCAGGATTTCTGTGTCTCTGCCTGTCGGGGACAGACTTCCAGATTCACTCTCCCTTGGGCCCAGTGATGATGATAGGGGGACTCCCACCTCCAGTCAGCCCAGTGTGCCCCAGGCTGGATCCAACACCCACAG GAGAGGCTCTGGGGCTCTCATTTTCACCATCCCAGAAGAAGGAAATTCTCAGCCCAAGGGAACCAGAGGTCAAGACAAGcaggatgaggatgaggaagtCCCTGATCG GCTCTCCTACCTAGATGAGCAGGCAGGGACTCCCCCGTACCCAGTCCTTTTGCCACCTCACAGAGCTCAGAGATACATGGATGGGCACCTTGCACCACGCCGCCGTCTGTTGCCCCCCACACCTGCAG gtCGGAAGCCCTCCTTCACCATCCAGTGTCTGCAGCGCCAGGGCAGTTGTGAGGATTTACCCATCCCAGGCACCTATCATCGTGGGCGAAATTCAGGGCCCAATAGGGCTCAG GGTTCCTGGGCAACACCACCTCAGCGGGGTCGGCTCCTGTATGCTCCGCTGTTGTTGGTGGAAGAGGGTGCAGCGGGGGAGGGGTACCTCGGCAGATCCAGTGGCCCACTGCGCACCTTCACCTGTCTGCACGTGCCTGGAACCCACTCGGACCCCAGCCATGGGAAGAGGGGCAGTGCCGACAGCTTGGTGGAGGCT GTGCTCATATCGGAGGGTCTGGGCCTCTTTGCTCGAGACCCACGTTTCGTGGCCCTGGCCAAGCAGGAGATTGCAGATGCATGTCGCCTGACACTGGATGAGATGGACAGTGCTGCCAGTGACCTGCTGGCACAGGGAACCAGCTCGCTCTATAGCGACGAGGAGTCCATCCTTTCCCGCTTCGACGAGGAGGACTTGGGAGACGAGATGGCCTGCGTCCATGCCCTCTGA